Proteins encoded in a region of the Sulfurimonas marina genome:
- a CDS encoding OmpP1/FadL family transporter, whose translation MKKTIKLAVVAALALGATSAFATNGSALIGVGAKARGMAGTGIGMTHGAESALVNPALITSVKGTEVSFGGTLFMPDVKNTNDMTGLGGTTATNTSAADMNVIPSVSIASKVTDNFYMGVGIWGTAGMGTDYRDADAATDTQLQMVTNLQLMQFGLPLAYKMDSFSVAVTPILQYGALDINYNFGGNTGMGIAQDLAFGYNLGLSYEMSGLTVGAVYKSQIDMQYKGFDAVVTPFTGGAGYTNDKLSTPAEIGIGASYAMGEHTVAIDYKQIKWSSCKGYEDFEWDDQNVIAIGYEYATNSWALRAGYNYASSPISEQTYAGANSANLAAGVVNTFNLLGFPAIVESHYAIGATYNVSEVTSLDLGLTYAPEVTNTYENFNAAFGGGAGDMTVKHSQTGVSAQVNFAF comes from the coding sequence ATGAAAAAAACAATCAAATTAGCAGTAGTAGCTGCTTTAGCTCTAGGTGCAACATCTGCATTCGCAACAAACGGTTCTGCTTTAATCGGTGTGGGAGCAAAAGCTCGTGGTATGGCTGGTACTGGTATAGGTATGACTCATGGTGCTGAATCAGCTCTAGTGAATCCTGCTTTAATTACTTCTGTTAAAGGTACTGAAGTTTCATTTGGTGGTACATTATTTATGCCAGATGTTAAAAATACAAATGATATGACAGGTCTTGGTGGTACGACTGCTACAAATACAAGTGCAGCTGATATGAATGTTATTCCTTCAGTTTCTATAGCATCAAAAGTTACAGATAACTTTTATATGGGTGTAGGTATTTGGGGTACTGCTGGTATGGGTACAGATTATCGTGATGCTGATGCTGCAACAGATACTCAATTACAAATGGTTACAAACCTTCAACTTATGCAATTTGGTCTTCCATTAGCATACAAAATGGATAGTTTTAGCGTAGCAGTTACTCCAATTTTACAATATGGTGCTTTAGATATTAACTATAATTTTGGTGGTAATACTGGAATGGGGATTGCCCAAGATTTAGCATTTGGTTATAATCTTGGTTTATCTTACGAAATGTCTGGTTTAACTGTTGGTGCTGTATATAAATCTCAAATCGATATGCAATACAAAGGGTTTGATGCTGTAGTTACTCCTTTTACAGGTGGTGCTGGATACACTAATGATAAATTGTCAACTCCTGCAGAGATTGGTATTGGTGCATCTTACGCAATGGGTGAACATACTGTAGCAATCGATTATAAACAAATCAAATGGTCATCATGTAAAGGTTATGAAGATTTTGAATGGGATGATCAAAATGTAATTGCAATTGGTTATGAATATGCTACAAATTCTTGGGCTTTAAGAGCTGGTTATAATTATGCATCTAGTCCAATTAGTGAACAAACTTATGCTGGTGCTAATTCAGCTAATTTAGCTGCAGGTGTTGTTAACACATTTAATCTTTTAGGTTTCCCTGCAATTGTTGAATCTCATTATGCAATCGGTGCTACATATAATGTAAGTGAAGTTACTTCTTTAGACTTAGGATTAACTTATGCTCCAGAAGTAACAAATACATACGAAAACTTTAATGCTGCATTTGGTGGTGGTGCTGGTGACATGACAGTTAAACATAGCCAAACTGGTGTAAGTGCACAAGTTAACTTCGCTTTCTAA
- the glmM gene encoding phosphoglucosamine mutase, with product MELFGTDGVRGEAGGFLSAQVAMRVAMAAGIYLKEKSVTNKILVGKDTRKSGYMIENAIVCGLTAIGYDVIQIGPMPTPAIAFITENMRCDAGIMISASHNSFEDNGIKFFDAHGDKFPSEVEQKIEDIYFNDEKIQEAQVTGKEIGKAKRIDDVVGRYIVQLKNSFPVELTLQGMRIVLDAANGAAYKVGPTVLEELGAEVVVLHNEPNGYNINEDCGALHTKDLKYNVVKYRADLGIALDGDADRLVIVDEEGETVDGDQLLGALGLFLHEKSCLKGGGIVATVMSNGALDNFMQEHGLKLLRSNVGDKNVLEIMKKEGINFGGEQSGHVIMNDFAKTGDGLVSALQVLALILSKGKKASEVLRPFDLHPQKLVNLNVKEKKPLDQIEGLEKLLKDLEGENIRHLIRYSGTENKLRLLLEASDAKLMEKRMDELAAFFQKALNG from the coding sequence ATGGAATTATTTGGAACGGATGGTGTACGTGGTGAGGCTGGCGGCTTTTTAAGTGCTCAGGTAGCGATGCGTGTTGCAATGGCAGCAGGTATCTACTTAAAAGAGAAATCGGTTACAAATAAGATCTTAGTTGGAAAAGATACACGTAAAAGCGGATATATGATCGAAAATGCGATCGTATGTGGATTAACAGCTATCGGATACGATGTTATCCAAATTGGTCCAATGCCGACACCTGCTATTGCCTTTATTACAGAGAATATGCGCTGTGATGCCGGAATTATGATCTCTGCTTCTCACAATTCATTTGAAGACAACGGTATTAAATTTTTTGATGCCCACGGAGATAAGTTTCCCTCTGAAGTAGAACAAAAAATTGAAGATATATATTTTAACGATGAAAAGATACAAGAAGCTCAGGTTACCGGAAAAGAGATAGGAAAAGCAAAAAGAATAGATGATGTCGTTGGTCGTTATATTGTTCAACTTAAAAACTCTTTTCCTGTAGAGTTGACATTGCAGGGGATGAGAATCGTTCTTGATGCTGCTAACGGTGCAGCATATAAAGTTGGGCCGACGGTACTTGAAGAATTAGGTGCTGAAGTTGTTGTATTACATAATGAACCAAACGGCTATAACATCAATGAAGATTGTGGAGCTTTACATACAAAAGATCTAAAATATAATGTAGTTAAATACAGAGCTGATCTTGGAATAGCTTTAGACGGTGATGCAGACAGACTTGTAATAGTTGATGAAGAGGGTGAAACAGTTGACGGTGATCAATTACTCGGTGCATTAGGACTTTTTTTACATGAAAAATCGTGTTTAAAAGGAGGAGGTATTGTTGCAACTGTTATGAGTAACGGTGCTTTGGATAATTTTATGCAGGAGCATGGCCTTAAACTATTACGCTCAAACGTTGGCGATAAAAATGTTTTAGAGATTATGAAAAAAGAGGGGATCAACTTCGGTGGCGAGCAAAGCGGTCATGTAATAATGAACGATTTTGCCAAGACGGGAGACGGTCTTGTTTCAGCACTTCAGGTACTTGCACTTATCCTTTCAAAAGGGAAAAAAGCATCAGAAGTGTTACGTCCGTTTGATCTTCATCCACAAAAACTTGTAAATCTGAATGTTAAAGAGAAAAAGCCTTTAGACCAGATCGAGGGATTAGAGAAGCTGTTAAAAGATTTAGAGGGTGAGAATATTCGTCATCTTATCAGATACAGCGGTACGGAAAATAAATTACGTCTCTTATTAGAGGCAAGTGATGCGAAATTAATGGAGAAAAGAATGGATGAACTTGCAGCATTCTTTCAAAAAGCGTTAAATGGATAA
- the prfA gene encoding peptide chain release factor 1: MLADKLTPFINRYDELSKLLSSPDITSDIKKMTELSKEQSSLLPIVEKAKEYQALVQEIADSKEMLADPEMAEMAKEELKELEPQVPVLEEEIKMLMLPKDPNDDRNIIIELRAGAGGDEAAIFVGDMFDAYTRYAELKGWKIEIMNTSASEAGGYKEVVALIKGEQVYSRLKYEGGTHRVQRVPATESQGRVHTSAITVAIMPEVDDVEIQINENDLKIDVMRSSGCGGQSVNTTDSAVRITHLPSGIVVTNQDQKSQHKNKEKAMKVLKSRLYELEMQAQQSENAAERAAQVGTGDRSGRIRTYNYPQNRISDHRINLTLYRLNEIMGGGLFDEIIDPLIADTQAKIVEAAGL, translated from the coding sequence ATGTTAGCAGATAAACTTACTCCGTTTATCAATCGCTATGATGAACTTAGCAAATTGCTAAGTTCACCTGATATCACTTCTGACATCAAAAAGATGACAGAACTTTCAAAAGAACAATCTTCACTTTTACCAATCGTAGAAAAAGCAAAAGAGTATCAAGCACTTGTTCAAGAGATTGCAGATTCTAAAGAGATGCTGGCAGATCCTGAAATGGCTGAAATGGCTAAAGAGGAGCTCAAAGAGTTAGAACCTCAAGTACCTGTTTTAGAAGAAGAGATCAAAATGCTTATGCTTCCAAAAGATCCAAATGATGATAGAAATATTATTATAGAGCTTCGTGCCGGAGCCGGTGGTGATGAAGCTGCTATCTTTGTTGGAGATATGTTTGATGCATATACTCGTTACGCCGAACTTAAAGGTTGGAAGATCGAGATAATGAATACATCTGCTTCTGAAGCAGGTGGATACAAAGAGGTTGTTGCACTTATTAAAGGTGAGCAGGTTTATAGTAGATTGAAGTATGAAGGTGGAACACACCGTGTTCAACGTGTTCCGGCAACAGAATCACAGGGTCGTGTACATACATCGGCAATTACAGTAGCAATTATGCCTGAAGTTGATGATGTTGAGATTCAGATCAATGAAAATGATCTTAAAATCGATGTTATGCGTTCAAGTGGTTGTGGTGGTCAATCTGTAAATACTACAGACTCTGCTGTACGTATCACTCACTTACCAAGTGGTATAGTAGTAACCAACCAAGACCAAAAATCTCAGCATAAAAATAAAGAAAAGGCTATGAAAGTATTGAAGTCTAGACTTTATGAGTTAGAGATGCAGGCACAACAATCTGAAAATGCAGCTGAGCGTGCTGCACAAGTGGGGACAGGTGACAGAAGTGGTCGTATTCGTACATACAACTATCCTCAAAACCGTATAAGTGATCATAGAATTAACTTAACGCTTTATAGATTAAATGAGATTATGGGTGGTGGTCTTTTTGATGAGATTATCGATCCGCTAATCGCAGATACTCAAGCTAAAATTGTTGAAGCGGCTGGGCTTTAA
- the rpsT gene encoding 30S ribosomal protein S20 — protein sequence MANHKSSVKRIRQTIVRAERNRFYRTRLKNIVKDVRAAIDAGNKEEAAAALKVANQQIHKFVSKGILKKETAARKVSRLHKAVNAI from the coding sequence ATGGCAAATCACAAGTCATCAGTTAAGAGAATTCGCCAAACTATCGTTCGTGCTGAACGTAATCGTTTCTACAGAACTCGTCTTAAAAATATCGTTAAAGATGTTCGTGCTGCAATCGATGCAGGGAACAAAGAAGAAGCTGCTGCTGCATTAAAAGTAGCTAACCAACAAATTCACAAATTTGTAAGCAAAGGTATTCTTAAAAAAGAAACTGCTGCTAGAAAAGTAAGCCGTCTACACAAAGCTGTAAACGCTATATAA
- a CDS encoding spermidine synthase translates to MNTKEFIYNEMMVHVPLCTHKDPKKVLIISDNASGMIGEIEKHDGIDCDVISANINLLRDVADNAYDVVISELDSDAAVLAHYNRVLNEEGLLVTKHPSLDDVDANKQMMEILGKYAKIIMPYNLGNCETALLASKAYHPTADIILHRADMLDNLNYYNSDVHPAAFAMGNYIRKEYLGIIKN, encoded by the coding sequence ATGAATACAAAAGAATTTATTTACAACGAAATGATGGTACATGTACCATTATGTACACATAAAGATCCAAAGAAAGTACTGATTATTAGTGATAATGCAAGCGGTATGATTGGTGAAATCGAGAAACATGACGGGATTGATTGTGATGTAATCTCTGCAAATATTAATCTTTTAAGAGATGTTGCAGATAACGCTTACGATGTTGTTATCTCAGAACTTGATAGCGACGCTGCTGTTTTAGCACACTATAACCGTGTTTTAAACGAAGAGGGTTTACTTGTAACAAAACATCCGTCTTTAGATGATGTAGATGCTAACAAGCAAATGATGGAGATTTTAGGGAAATATGCAAAAATCATTATGCCATACAACTTAGGTAACTGTGAAACTGCATTACTTGCTTCAAAAGCGTACCATCCAACGGCAGACATTATCTTACATCGTGCAGATATGTTAGATAATTTAAATTATTATAATTCTGATGTTCATCCGGCAGCATTTGCTATGGGTAACTATATCCGTAAAGAATATTTAGGAATTATTAAAAACTAA
- the dapF gene encoding diaminopimelate epimerase has translation MRIAKYSANGNDFVIFHDDSKKERNELARELCHRQDGIGADGLIVVVPHEKYDFEWEFYNSDGSHADMCGNGSRACAHYAYNNDLAPQKMSFLTGAGVINAEVSDNSPKEGMVLSELTPPEIIDQAIEYNGKTWWLINTGVPHLICLQDDVEEFDIEEARELRFIYNANVNICSVTEDGNLNVRTYERGVEDETLACGTGMSACFYRAYLEEKVQNNIEVYPTSKDTLYLGYNGQTITFKGRVKKTFETDWEI, from the coding sequence ATGCGTATAGCTAAATATAGTGCAAATGGAAACGATTTTGTAATCTTTCATGATGATTCTAAAAAAGAGCGTAATGAACTTGCTCGTGAGTTATGCCATCGTCAAGACGGGATTGGTGCTGATGGTTTGATCGTAGTAGTACCTCATGAAAAATATGATTTCGAATGGGAGTTTTACAACTCAGACGGAAGTCATGCAGATATGTGTGGAAACGGAAGCCGTGCATGTGCACACTATGCTTACAATAATGATTTAGCTCCACAAAAAATGAGTTTTTTAACAGGTGCAGGTGTAATCAATGCTGAAGTAAGCGATAATAGTCCAAAAGAGGGGATGGTTTTAAGTGAGCTTACACCTCCTGAGATTATTGATCAAGCAATAGAGTATAATGGAAAAACTTGGTGGCTGATTAATACAGGTGTACCCCACTTAATATGCCTGCAAGATGATGTAGAAGAGTTTGATATTGAAGAAGCTAGAGAGCTTAGATTTATTTATAATGCAAATGTAAATATTTGTAGTGTTACTGAAGATGGAAATTTAAATGTTCGTACATATGAACGCGGTGTTGAAGATGAAACTTTAGCTTGCGGTACAGGCATGTCTGCGTGTTTTTATAGAGCTTATTTGGAAGAAAAAGTACAAAACAACATTGAAGTGTATCCTACAAGTAAAGATACTTTATATCTTGGATATAATGGACAAACAATTACGTTTAAAGGTAGAGTTAAAAAGACGTTTGAAACGGATTGGGAAATTTAA
- the purM gene encoding phosphoribosylformylglycinamidine cyclo-ligase: MSQISYKDAGVDIDAGNSFVENIKPLVKATRVEGVMGGIGSFAGAFELPKGFNEPVMLAATDGVGTKLKLAIDSGIHNTVGIDLVAMCVNDLICNFGTPSFFLDYYATGKLDVEIATNVVAGIAEGCKQSECALIGGETAEMPGMYSEDDYDLAGFAVGVAEKSEMDRVSLVKAGHKLIALPSSGLHSNGFSLARKVLFEKMGMKFEDDFNGKPLIETLLTPTNIYVKTFKALKNEIVAMAHITGGGIVENLPRVLPENLMAEVKEDAVKVLPIFELMSEHVARNEMFRAFNMGVGMILVVEESNVDKVLATAPGSYLVGEIKEGPREAKLV; the protein is encoded by the coding sequence ATGAGCCAAATTTCTTATAAAGACGCAGGTGTAGATATAGATGCTGGAAACAGCTTTGTTGAGAATATTAAACCATTAGTAAAAGCTACTAGAGTTGAAGGTGTAATGGGTGGTATTGGTTCATTTGCAGGTGCATTTGAACTACCTAAAGGGTTTAATGAGCCTGTAATGCTTGCAGCGACTGACGGTGTAGGTACAAAGCTAAAATTAGCAATTGACAGCGGTATTCATAATACTGTAGGTATTGACTTAGTTGCTATGTGTGTAAATGACCTTATCTGTAATTTCGGTACACCTTCATTTTTCCTAGATTACTATGCTACAGGTAAACTTGATGTTGAAATCGCTACAAACGTTGTAGCAGGTATTGCTGAGGGTTGTAAACAAAGCGAATGTGCATTAATCGGTGGTGAAACTGCTGAAATGCCTGGTATGTACTCTGAAGACGATTATGACCTAGCCGGTTTTGCAGTTGGTGTAGCTGAGAAGTCTGAAATGGATAGAGTAAGTCTTGTAAAAGCAGGACATAAACTTATCGCTCTTCCATCTTCAGGATTACACTCAAATGGATTCAGCTTAGCTAGAAAAGTACTGTTTGAGAAAATGGGAATGAAATTTGAAGATGATTTCAATGGTAAACCGTTAATCGAGACTCTTTTAACTCCGACAAACATCTATGTAAAAACATTTAAAGCGCTTAAAAACGAGATCGTTGCTATGGCACACATCACAGGCGGTGGAATCGTAGAAAACCTTCCACGTGTACTTCCTGAGAACTTAATGGCAGAAGTAAAAGAAGACGCTGTCAAAGTTCTTCCAATCTTTGAGCTAATGAGTGAGCACGTTGCACGCAATGAGATGTTTAGAGCATTCAATATGGGTGTAGGTATGATACTTGTTGTTGAAGAATCTAACGTTGATAAAGTTTTAGCTACAGCTCCTGGTTCTTACCTTGTAGGTGAGATCAAAGAGGGCCCAAGAGAAGCTAAACTCGTATAA
- the coaE gene encoding dephospho-CoA kinase (Dephospho-CoA kinase (CoaE) performs the final step in coenzyme A biosynthesis.) — MAFEYAIALTGGIATGKSTVASLLALNGMRVIDADTISHKILDASSQWVKETFGEEYVKGVNKVDRPKLGAYIFATPEAKQKLEEFLHPKIKAEIEKQSEKQDSFKFPYLIDIPLFFENNNYDIKDSVVVYTPSDLQLERFMKRNGYSEEESRRRIASQLPIEEKKKRATWVIDNSKDLKHLQNEVELFVEKIKKIYNK, encoded by the coding sequence ATGGCATTCGAATATGCCATTGCGTTAACTGGTGGTATTGCAACAGGTAAAAGCACTGTTGCTTCTTTGCTCGCTTTAAACGGCATGAGGGTTATTGATGCCGATACCATTTCACACAAGATACTTGATGCGTCATCCCAGTGGGTCAAAGAGACTTTCGGTGAAGAGTATGTTAAAGGTGTAAATAAAGTTGATCGTCCAAAGTTGGGTGCTTATATTTTTGCAACACCTGAGGCAAAACAAAAACTTGAAGAGTTTCTACATCCAAAGATCAAAGCTGAGATAGAAAAACAGAGTGAAAAACAGGATAGTTTTAAGTTCCCGTATCTGATCGATATTCCCCTCTTTTTTGAAAATAATAACTACGATATAAAAGATAGTGTCGTAGTATATACTCCGAGTGACTTACAACTAGAGCGTTTTATGAAACGTAATGGGTATAGTGAAGAGGAATCACGAAGAAGAATAGCTTCGCAACTTCCGATCGAAGAGAAGAAAAAACGTGCTACTTGGGTGATTGATAATTCAAAAGATCTTAAACATCTGCAAAACGAAGTGGAACTTTTTGTAGAGAAGATTAAAAAGATATACAATAAATAG
- a CDS encoding YgaP family membrane protein, whose protein sequence is MDLNKVRKFCRVFRIVVGLALIITGVILDNAWFYLGVIPLLAGLTNFCPLCIVTKKCDLPQDKQD, encoded by the coding sequence ATGGACTTAAACAAAGTTAGAAAATTTTGTAGAGTGTTTCGTATAGTTGTTGGACTTGCACTGATTATTACAGGTGTTATTTTAGATAATGCATGGTTCTACCTAGGTGTTATTCCATTACTTGCTGGACTTACAAACTTTTGTCCCCTTTGTATCGTTACAAAAAAATGTGATTTACCACAAGATAAGCAGGATTAA